ATGCGCAGGATCCAAGACCATATCGGGAAGGCGACGCCGAGATAGACCACGCCCATGATCGCGAGCCCCAGCCTCTCGACGGAGCGGGCGAGATCCTTGGACCTCCACATGAAGAGCAGCGCCAGGACGAAGAACCACGCCGCGACGCCCAGCACCGCGGCCTTGCGCCAGGGCGCCGGCCCCATCATCCAGAGCGCCTGCATCGCGCCCGCGGCGAACACCGCCCAGCGCTCGAACTTATCGTCGAAGAAGATGCGCGAATATTCGGCGAGCCCGGCGAGGGTCATGCCGAATATGAGAGCGGCGAGCCCCCATGTGGGGAGCCACAGCAC
This bacterium DNA region includes the following protein-coding sequences:
- a CDS encoding phosphatidate cytidylyltransferase, encoding MTKIVTAILLGVLVLAAVLWLPTWGLAALIFGMTLAGLAEYSRIFFDDKFERWAVFAAGAMQALWMMGPAPWRKAAVLGVAAWFFVLALLFMWRSKDLARSVERLGLAIMGVVYLGVAFPIWSWILRMPRGRALILIALAPACLCDILGLAAGKAFGRRKLAPQVSPNKTVEGLIGALAGSMIGVAAVRFFMLPPLSLVDS